In one Achromobacter spanius genomic region, the following are encoded:
- a CDS encoding DJ-1/PfpI family protein, with product MSKKLLMLVGDYAEDYETMVPFQTLLAVGHTVHAVCPDKKAGDTIATAIHDFEGAQTYSEKRGHNFALNFDFDRVEPAAYDGLVIPGGRAPEYLRLNEKVLDIVRDFDQAGKPIAAVCHGAQLLAAAGILKGRTCSAYPACAPEVRLAGGTYAEIGIDQAYTDGNLVTAPAWPAHPAWLSQFLAVLGTKITH from the coding sequence ATGAGCAAGAAACTATTGATGCTGGTCGGCGATTACGCCGAAGACTACGAAACCATGGTGCCCTTCCAGACGCTGCTGGCGGTGGGGCACACGGTGCACGCGGTCTGCCCGGACAAGAAGGCCGGTGACACCATCGCCACCGCCATCCACGATTTCGAAGGCGCGCAGACCTACAGTGAAAAGCGCGGCCACAACTTTGCGCTGAATTTTGACTTTGACCGCGTCGAGCCCGCCGCCTACGACGGCTTGGTGATACCGGGTGGACGCGCGCCCGAGTATCTGCGGCTGAACGAGAAAGTGCTGGATATCGTGCGCGATTTCGATCAGGCCGGCAAACCCATCGCCGCGGTGTGCCACGGCGCGCAATTGCTCGCCGCGGCCGGTATCTTGAAAGGGCGCACCTGCTCGGCTTACCCCGCGTGCGCGCCCGAGGTGCGGCTGGCGGGCGGCACCTATGCCGAGATCGGCATTGATCAGGCCTACACCGATGGCAACCTGGTGACGGCGCCGGCCTGGCCCGCGCACCCGGCATGGCTGTCGCAGTTTCTGGCCGTGCTGGGCACCAAGATCACGCACTGA
- a CDS encoding SDR family NAD(P)-dependent oxidoreductase, translating to MSNKPAGALAVVTGATGGIGLAIVQRLLDAGWQVAGLDIGPAVARHAAYRHIIVDLCDEAAARQALQGCKHAGALVHAAGIMRVGPLAQLDPADGERMWKLHVDVAVRLAQVLTPGMAERGDGRVVLVGSRTAQGMPGRSQYAASKAALVALARSWAAELAPQGVTVNVVSPAATQTGMLQDPARAGSAPRMPPIGRLIQPEEVAALVAFLLSPQAGAITGQDIAICGGASLPR from the coding sequence ATGTCGAATAAACCGGCGGGCGCGCTGGCGGTGGTGACCGGCGCCACGGGCGGCATCGGCTTGGCCATCGTGCAGCGCCTGCTGGACGCGGGCTGGCAGGTGGCTGGCCTGGACATCGGGCCGGCCGTGGCGCGGCATGCGGCCTATCGCCACATCATCGTTGATCTGTGCGATGAAGCCGCTGCCCGGCAGGCGTTGCAGGGCTGCAAGCACGCCGGCGCGTTGGTGCATGCCGCGGGCATCATGCGGGTGGGGCCCCTGGCGCAGTTGGACCCCGCCGACGGCGAACGCATGTGGAAGCTGCACGTGGATGTGGCGGTGCGGTTGGCCCAGGTGCTGACCCCGGGCATGGCCGAACGCGGTGACGGCCGCGTGGTGCTGGTGGGCAGCCGGACGGCCCAGGGCATGCCCGGCCGCAGCCAGTACGCGGCGTCCAAGGCCGCGCTGGTGGCGCTGGCGCGCAGTTGGGCCGCGGAACTGGCGCCCCAGGGTGTCACCGTAAACGTGGTGTCGCCGGCCGCCACGCAGACGGGCATGTTGCAGGACCCCGCCCGCGCGGGCAGCGCGCCGCGCATGCCTCCGATTGGCCGCTTGATCCAGCCCGAGGAAGTGGCGGCGCTGGTGGCGTTCCTGCTGTCGCCACAGGCGGGCGCCATTACCGGCCAGGACATCGCCATCTGCGGCGGCGCGTCATTGCCGCGCTGA
- a CDS encoding Bug family tripartite tricarboxylate transporter substrate binding protein, which yields MKKRIALRAMVALCLAIGGGMAHAQDTYPSRQVRFVIPFPPGGTLDMLGRDLAQKLSEQTGQSFIVENRSGGNGIIGADVVAKSPADGYTLLFNASTFTTAPMTMKAVPFDVNKNFVPVAMAGKAPLSVSVKKDLPVTDLAGLLAYAKKNPGQLTFAVGSIGSAGHLATELLKRQGGLDYMVIPYRGTSPALQDLVGGRIDGFIDPVLGAVSYYKSGMLKILAVTSDARLPNLPDVPTVSEVLPGYQFYSWYGLWAPAGTPGAIVEKLNAEVNKALASGMTAKYEQLGVSLTPGSAAAFARFQKDDMARSRKIIQEGNIHVE from the coding sequence ATGAAAAAGAGAATCGCGTTGCGCGCCATGGTCGCGTTGTGCCTGGCTATTGGTGGCGGCATGGCGCATGCGCAGGACACCTATCCATCACGGCAGGTCCGGTTTGTGATTCCGTTCCCGCCCGGCGGCACGCTGGATATGCTGGGCCGCGACCTGGCGCAGAAACTCAGCGAGCAGACCGGTCAAAGCTTCATCGTGGAAAACCGGTCGGGCGGCAACGGCATCATCGGCGCCGACGTCGTCGCCAAATCACCGGCCGATGGCTATACCTTGCTGTTCAATGCGTCGACATTCACCACGGCGCCCATGACCATGAAGGCGGTGCCCTTCGACGTGAACAAGAATTTCGTGCCGGTGGCCATGGCGGGCAAGGCGCCGCTGTCGGTATCGGTGAAGAAAGATCTGCCCGTCACCGACCTGGCCGGCTTATTGGCCTATGCCAAGAAGAACCCGGGCCAGCTTACCTTCGCCGTGGGCTCCATTGGGTCTGCCGGCCATCTGGCCACCGAGCTGTTGAAACGCCAGGGCGGCCTGGACTACATGGTCATACCCTATCGCGGCACGTCGCCCGCATTGCAGGACTTGGTTGGCGGACGCATTGATGGCTTCATCGATCCGGTCTTGGGCGCCGTGTCGTACTACAAAAGCGGCATGCTGAAGATCCTGGCCGTGACGTCTGACGCGCGTCTGCCCAATTTGCCCGACGTGCCCACGGTCAGTGAAGTCCTGCCCGGCTATCAGTTCTACAGCTGGTACGGACTGTGGGCACCCGCCGGCACGCCTGGGGCCATCGTCGAGAAGCTGAACGCCGAGGTCAACAAGGCCTTGGCTTCCGGCATGACGGCCAAGTACGAGCAACTGGGCGTGTCGTTGACGCCGGGGTCGGCCGCGGCGTTTGCACGCTTCCAGAAAGACGACATGGCACGATCGCGCAAAATCATCCAGGAAGGAAATATCCATGTCGAATAA
- a CDS encoding dihydrodipicolinate synthase family protein, giving the protein MASISNYRGIIPAISCPFTDDHRIDEPALRRLASWLAGHAGVVAVMTNGHTGEVFSLTPSERAQVTRIVADELRGKLPVISSIVCEGIAEAQEHARAAREAGAAALDVMPPHHWLRFGFTPGHALAYFQAIHEAAPDLDLVCHVYPAWTRASYSAKLMGDLARLPYVQAFKVGQRDMNKYARDIQALREADASKAILTCHDEYLLASMVQGVDGALVGFATFIPQLIIDLWDAVKAGDLKRAQQVQALITPLKDAVYGGGEPTGEAHARMKAGMYLAGVLESATVRPPTEAPDDADMQALRAALTGAGLLAR; this is encoded by the coding sequence ATGGCTTCCATCTCGAATTACCGCGGCATCATTCCGGCAATTTCCTGCCCCTTTACCGACGATCATCGTATCGACGAACCCGCGCTGCGCCGCCTGGCCTCGTGGCTGGCGGGTCATGCTGGCGTTGTGGCCGTCATGACCAACGGCCATACGGGCGAAGTGTTTTCGCTGACCCCATCGGAGCGCGCGCAGGTGACGCGCATCGTGGCCGATGAGCTGCGCGGCAAGCTGCCCGTGATTTCTTCGATTGTCTGCGAAGGCATCGCCGAAGCGCAGGAACATGCACGCGCCGCGCGCGAAGCGGGCGCCGCCGCGCTGGACGTCATGCCGCCGCATCACTGGCTGCGCTTTGGCTTCACGCCAGGCCATGCGCTGGCGTATTTCCAGGCGATCCACGAGGCCGCGCCTGATCTTGATCTGGTGTGCCACGTTTACCCGGCGTGGACGCGGGCGTCCTACTCGGCCAAGCTGATGGGCGACCTGGCCCGATTGCCCTACGTGCAGGCGTTCAAGGTGGGCCAGCGCGACATGAACAAATATGCGCGCGACATCCAGGCGCTGCGTGAGGCCGATGCGTCCAAGGCCATCCTGACCTGCCACGACGAATACCTGCTGGCGTCGATGGTGCAGGGCGTGGACGGCGCGCTGGTCGGCTTCGCCACGTTCATCCCGCAACTGATCATTGACCTGTGGGATGCCGTCAAGGCAGGCGACCTGAAGCGCGCGCAGCAAGTGCAGGCCTTGATCACGCCGCTGAAAGACGCCGTCTACGGCGGTGGAGAGCCCACCGGGGAAGCCCATGCTCGCATGAAGGCCGGCATGTATCTGGCCGGCGTGCTGGAAAGCGCGACCGTGCGCCCGCCCACCGAGGCGCCCGACGACGCCGACATGCAGGCGTTGCGCGCGGCGTTGACCGGCGCGGGCTTGCTGGCTCGCTGA
- a CDS encoding LysR family transcriptional regulator, whose protein sequence is MNWLEDFCSLAETGSFSRAAEARAIAQPAFSRHIRALEEWVGADLFDRSTHPTELTAAGRKFLPLLKQVMADLEAARIKALAAHAQEGASLRFAATHLLSLTFFPQWLTRLEAALEVGAIQMMSDSFQACEDLMAQRRVQFLLCHRHPQVASRLDEVPYPKVHLGTDMLVPVCAPAAGGLADTPAHRLDDDGVVPFLAYGPASGLGRIVSHQLRHKAMPAERIQTAFVGPHATLLRSMAIQGRGIAWLPDMLVHDDLQQGSLIRAGGKEWDIPLDICLFRQPSDMAAVAENLWALVAAGNPSPRE, encoded by the coding sequence ATGAATTGGCTTGAGGACTTTTGCTCTCTGGCCGAGACAGGCAGTTTTTCTCGCGCGGCGGAAGCCCGCGCCATCGCGCAGCCGGCGTTCAGCCGGCACATCCGCGCGCTGGAAGAATGGGTGGGCGCTGACCTGTTCGACCGCAGCACACACCCCACCGAACTGACCGCCGCGGGCCGAAAATTCCTGCCGCTGCTCAAGCAGGTCATGGCCGACCTCGAAGCCGCGCGCATCAAGGCGCTGGCCGCCCATGCCCAGGAAGGCGCCAGCCTGCGTTTTGCGGCCACCCACCTGCTGTCGTTGACGTTCTTTCCCCAATGGCTGACCCGGCTGGAAGCGGCGCTGGAAGTGGGCGCAATCCAGATGATGTCCGACAGTTTCCAAGCCTGCGAAGACCTGATGGCGCAGCGGCGCGTGCAGTTCCTGCTATGCCACCGTCATCCACAAGTGGCCAGCCGACTGGATGAAGTGCCCTACCCCAAGGTGCATCTAGGTACGGACATGCTGGTGCCGGTCTGCGCCCCCGCGGCCGGTGGCCTTGCCGACACGCCGGCGCACCGCCTCGACGACGACGGCGTGGTGCCCTTTCTTGCCTATGGGCCGGCCTCCGGCCTGGGCCGCATCGTCAGCCACCAATTGCGGCACAAGGCGATGCCAGCTGAACGCATCCAGACCGCCTTCGTTGGCCCCCACGCCACGTTGCTGCGATCCATGGCGATACAAGGCCGAGGCATCGCCTGGCTACCCGACATGCTGGTGCATGATGACCTGCAACAGGGCAGCTTGATTCGGGCAGGCGGGAAGGAATGGGACATCCCGCTGGACATCTGCCTGTTTCGCCAACCTAGCGACATGGCTGCCGTGGCCGAGAATCTATGGGCGCTGGTGGCTGCGGGAAACCCTTCGCCGCGGGAATAA
- a CDS encoding NADP-dependent oxidoreductase yields MQAFFIERYKDIGKLGQLPEPSVGDNDVLVRVHAASVNALDAKIRKGEFKLILPYRFPLVLGNDLAGVVVRVGRNVRQFKPGDEVYGRPPDDRIGSFAELIAVNEDALALKPRNLNMEQAASLPLVALTAWQVLVETAQVKPGQKVLIHAGSGGVGTIAIQLAKHLGAFVATTTSTPNVDWVRDLGADVVIDYRTQAFESTLRDYDVVLNSLGPDVLDKSFQVLKAGSGARLISISGPPTPAFAKQQGLSWGLKQALRLLSWRVRRKAANAGVNYDFVFMRAHGEQLRQITGLVESGAIRPVIDRVFPLAAAHEALAYVESGRAKGKVVVRLSA; encoded by the coding sequence ATGCAGGCATTTTTCATCGAGCGCTACAAAGACATTGGCAAGCTTGGCCAATTACCCGAGCCCTCTGTCGGCGACAACGATGTCTTGGTGCGGGTGCATGCCGCCAGCGTCAACGCGCTGGACGCCAAGATCCGCAAAGGTGAATTCAAGCTCATCCTTCCCTATCGTTTCCCCCTGGTGCTTGGCAACGACCTGGCGGGAGTCGTCGTGCGGGTCGGCAGAAACGTGCGCCAATTCAAACCGGGCGACGAAGTCTATGGGCGACCGCCGGACGATCGCATCGGCAGCTTCGCCGAGTTGATTGCGGTCAATGAAGACGCGCTGGCCCTCAAACCCCGCAACCTGAACATGGAACAGGCGGCTTCGCTGCCCTTGGTCGCGCTGACCGCCTGGCAGGTGCTGGTAGAAACCGCGCAGGTGAAGCCGGGGCAAAAGGTGTTGATACACGCCGGGTCCGGTGGAGTCGGAACCATCGCCATCCAGCTTGCCAAGCACCTGGGCGCTTTTGTCGCAACAACGACCAGCACGCCAAACGTCGATTGGGTGCGGGATTTGGGCGCCGATGTTGTCATCGACTACCGCACACAAGCGTTCGAATCGACGCTGCGCGATTACGACGTGGTCCTCAACAGCTTGGGGCCGGACGTACTGGATAAATCGTTTCAGGTGCTCAAAGCCGGATCCGGAGCACGACTGATTTCCATCTCTGGCCCGCCGACGCCCGCCTTCGCCAAACAACAAGGGCTATCGTGGGGATTGAAGCAGGCATTGCGGCTTCTTAGCTGGCGCGTTCGCCGGAAAGCGGCCAATGCTGGCGTCAACTATGACTTCGTGTTCATGCGCGCACACGGAGAACAGCTGCGACAGATCACCGGGCTGGTCGAATCCGGCGCCATCCGACCCGTGATCGATCGCGTTTTTCCATTGGCTGCCGCGCACGAGGCCTTGGCCTATGTCGAAAGCGGCAGAGCGAAGGGCAAGGTGGTGGTTAGGCTCAGTGCGTGA
- the ybaK gene encoding Cys-tRNA(Pro) deacylase — protein MSKARHVSETPATQLLKQHKVPYTEHTYDYVDHGGAGEAARQLGLDPHAVVKTLVMEDESAKPLIVVMHGDREVSTKNLARQAGLKRVEPCKPEVAQRHSGYQVGGTSPFGTRKKMPVWVEADVLSYPVVYINGGRRGYLIGIDPNALVTVLGAKPVSVALE, from the coding sequence ATGAGCAAAGCCCGCCACGTTTCCGAAACCCCCGCCACACAACTGCTCAAGCAGCACAAGGTGCCCTACACCGAACACACTTACGACTACGTGGACCACGGCGGCGCGGGCGAAGCCGCGCGCCAGTTGGGCCTGGACCCGCACGCGGTCGTGAAGACGCTGGTGATGGAAGACGAATCCGCCAAGCCGCTGATTGTCGTCATGCATGGCGACCGCGAGGTCTCCACCAAGAACCTGGCGCGCCAGGCGGGGCTGAAACGAGTCGAACCCTGCAAGCCCGAGGTAGCGCAGCGGCATTCCGGTTACCAGGTGGGCGGCACGTCGCCCTTCGGCACCCGCAAGAAAATGCCGGTGTGGGTCGAGGCTGACGTGCTGAGCTATCCCGTGGTCTACATCAACGGCGGACGGCGGGGGTATTTGATTGGCATCGACCCCAACGCGTTGGTCACGGTGCTGGGCGCCAAGCCGGTGTCGGTGGCGCTGGAATAG
- the xerD gene encoding site-specific tyrosine recombinase XerD, with translation MTTSRPPLASQPDIDAFIDAVWLEDGLSANTLAAYRRDLTGFARWLEDPEAYAREMADRQGDAASAQTLPVGPAKPLCDAQKADIEAWFAFRHEETRATTANRRLAALRRFFAWALREHRSERDPCLTLIAAKQPPRLPKTLSEQQVDALLRAPDVTQPRGLRDRAMLETLYATGLRVSELVGVRALDVSLNEGVVRVVLGKGGKDRLVPLGAEAAHWIDQYLKTARLELAAGRQSDALFITGRAEAMSRQAFWQLVKKYALLADIHAPLSPHVLRHAFATHLLNHGADLRVVQMLLGHADISTTQIYTHVARERLKALHAAHHPRG, from the coding sequence ATGACGACATCCCGCCCGCCGCTTGCTTCCCAGCCCGATATCGACGCCTTCATTGACGCCGTGTGGCTGGAAGACGGCTTGTCGGCCAACACGCTGGCCGCCTACCGCCGCGACCTGACCGGCTTTGCCCGCTGGCTGGAAGACCCGGAAGCCTACGCCCGCGAAATGGCCGACCGCCAGGGCGACGCGGCAAGCGCTCAAACGCTACCCGTGGGGCCGGCCAAACCGCTGTGCGACGCGCAAAAAGCCGACATCGAAGCCTGGTTCGCCTTCCGCCACGAAGAAACCCGCGCCACCACCGCCAATCGCCGCCTGGCCGCGCTGCGCCGCTTCTTTGCGTGGGCGCTGCGCGAACATCGCTCGGAACGCGACCCCTGCCTGACCCTGATCGCCGCCAAGCAGCCGCCACGCCTGCCCAAGACCTTGTCCGAGCAACAAGTGGACGCCTTGCTGCGCGCGCCCGACGTGACGCAGCCGCGCGGCCTGCGCGACCGCGCCATGCTGGAAACGCTGTACGCCACCGGCTTGCGCGTGTCCGAATTGGTGGGTGTGCGCGCCCTGGACGTCAGTCTGAATGAAGGCGTGGTGCGCGTGGTGCTGGGCAAGGGCGGCAAAGACCGCCTGGTGCCGCTGGGCGCCGAGGCGGCCCACTGGATCGATCAGTATCTGAAGACCGCTCGCCTCGAACTGGCCGCCGGCCGCCAGAGCGATGCGCTGTTCATCACCGGCCGCGCCGAAGCCATGTCGCGCCAGGCGTTCTGGCAGTTGGTGAAGAAGTATGCGTTGCTGGCCGACATCCACGCGCCGCTCTCGCCGCACGTCTTGCGCCACGCCTTCGCCACGCACCTGCTTAACCATGGCGCCGACCTGCGCGTGGTGCAGATGCTGCTGGGCCACGCCGACATTTCCACTACGCAGATATACACTCATGTCGCGCGCGAGCGCCTGAAGGCGCTGCACGCCGCGCACCATCCGCGCGGATAA
- a CDS encoding LysR substrate-binding domain-containing protein, translated as MRNGIPNLTALQAFEASARLGSFSRAAEELSLTHSAVYRQVASLEARLGVQLFTRVRRRIVLTDHGAEYAGRIRHHLDQIEKDTFGLVSRTGMGRSIHIAVVPTLATTWLIPRLADFQRAHADITVSLSVRTLPFQFKDQPFDGAVYHGDALWPGTQGVLLFPERELVPVCAPELAARAAQEAQAGVSVLAGMTHLHLASRPDAWRQWYAANNHLYGPQAAGGPRYELFTMVMAAVQAGLGVGLMPRFLAQPALDQGTLAMPVPQSLTVSQGYYFGYPQRSDRSDALKLFEAWLKSAAAGVGER; from the coding sequence ATGAGAAACGGCATTCCCAACTTGACCGCCCTGCAGGCGTTCGAGGCATCCGCCCGGCTCGGCAGCTTTTCCCGCGCGGCCGAAGAACTGTCCCTGACGCACAGCGCCGTCTACCGGCAGGTGGCCAGCCTGGAAGCGCGGCTGGGCGTGCAGTTGTTCACCCGCGTGCGCCGCCGCATCGTGTTGACCGACCACGGCGCCGAATACGCCGGCCGGATCCGTCACCATCTGGATCAGATCGAAAAAGACACCTTTGGCCTGGTCAGCCGCACGGGCATGGGCCGCAGCATCCATATTGCGGTGGTGCCCACGCTGGCCACCACCTGGCTCATCCCGCGCCTGGCGGATTTTCAGCGGGCGCATGCCGACATCACCGTCAGCCTGTCGGTACGCACGCTGCCATTCCAGTTCAAGGACCAGCCCTTTGACGGTGCGGTGTATCACGGCGACGCCCTGTGGCCCGGCACCCAGGGCGTGCTGCTGTTTCCCGAGCGCGAATTGGTGCCCGTGTGCGCGCCTGAACTTGCCGCGCGGGCGGCCCAGGAGGCGCAGGCTGGCGTCAGCGTACTGGCCGGCATGACCCACTTGCACCTGGCGTCGCGGCCGGACGCCTGGCGCCAGTGGTATGCCGCCAACAACCATCTATATGGCCCGCAGGCGGCCGGCGGCCCGCGCTATGAACTGTTCACCATGGTGATGGCGGCGGTGCAGGCCGGTCTGGGCGTGGGGCTGATGCCGCGCTTTCTGGCCCAACCCGCGTTGGACCAGGGCACGCTGGCCATGCCGGTGCCGCAATCCCTGACGGTCAGCCAGGGCTATTACTTTGGCTATCCGCAGCGCAGCGACCGGTCGGATGCCCTCAAGCTGTTTGAAGCCTGGCTGAAGTCGGCGGCGGCGGGGGTGGGGGAACGGTGA
- a CDS encoding thiamine pyrophosphate-binding protein encodes MSQQDSRLGGHILVDQLVAQGVKHVFCVPGESYLAVLDGLHDADIKVTVCRQEGGAAMMADAHGKLTGEPGICMVTRGPGASNALAGVHIAKQDSTPLILFVGQIERGMREREAFQEMDYRAVFGTQAKWVTEIDQVERIPELISRAFHIATSGRPGPVVIALPEDMLVEAAKVADAPRYELIDSAPTAGQLADLEKLLADAKNPVAILGGTRWDARAVQQFADFAQRHALPTAVSFRRQMLFPADHPCFIGDVGLGINPALLKRVADADLILLVGGRMSENPSQAYTLLDIPVPKQKLVHVHPDTAELGRVYRATLAINTSPAAFAESLGSLKAPAKPVWAEGTQAMRESYLKWSDPEAVTTPGALQMGQVMAYLEKTLPADAIMTNGAGNYATWLHRFHRFTRFGTQLAPTSGSMGYGLPAAVGAKRVWPDKTVVCFAGDGCFLMHGQEFATAVQYDLPIVVVLVDNGMYGTIRMHQEKHYPGRVSATELKNPDFADYARAFGGHGERVETTEQFGPAFERALASGKPAILHCFIDPETISPSTTLEKIRDAALKAQH; translated from the coding sequence ATGTCTCAGCAAGATTCCCGCCTTGGCGGTCACATTCTGGTCGACCAACTGGTCGCCCAGGGCGTCAAACACGTTTTCTGCGTTCCCGGCGAGAGCTATCTGGCGGTGCTGGACGGCCTGCACGACGCGGATATCAAAGTTACCGTGTGCCGCCAGGAAGGCGGCGCGGCCATGATGGCCGATGCCCACGGCAAGCTGACCGGTGAACCCGGCATCTGCATGGTCACCCGTGGCCCGGGCGCGTCCAACGCGCTGGCCGGCGTGCACATCGCCAAGCAGGATTCCACGCCGCTGATTCTGTTCGTGGGCCAGATCGAACGCGGCATGCGCGAGCGCGAAGCCTTTCAGGAAATGGACTACCGCGCCGTGTTCGGCACGCAGGCCAAGTGGGTTACCGAGATCGATCAGGTTGAACGCATTCCCGAACTGATCTCGCGCGCGTTCCACATCGCCACGTCCGGCCGCCCCGGCCCCGTCGTGATCGCGCTGCCCGAAGACATGCTGGTGGAAGCCGCCAAGGTGGCCGACGCCCCGCGCTACGAATTGATTGACTCCGCGCCCACGGCCGGCCAGTTGGCCGACCTGGAAAAGTTGTTGGCCGACGCCAAGAACCCGGTCGCCATCCTGGGCGGCACCCGCTGGGACGCCCGCGCCGTGCAGCAGTTTGCCGATTTCGCGCAGCGCCATGCGCTGCCCACGGCGGTGTCGTTCCGCCGCCAGATGCTGTTCCCGGCGGATCACCCCTGCTTCATCGGTGACGTGGGCCTGGGCATCAACCCGGCGCTGCTCAAGCGCGTGGCCGATGCCGACCTGATCCTGCTGGTGGGCGGCCGCATGTCCGAAAACCCCAGCCAGGCCTATACGCTGCTGGACATTCCGGTGCCCAAGCAGAAGCTGGTGCACGTGCATCCCGACACCGCCGAGCTTGGCCGCGTCTACCGCGCCACGCTGGCCATCAACACGTCGCCCGCCGCGTTCGCCGAATCGCTGGGCAGCCTGAAGGCGCCGGCCAAGCCCGTGTGGGCCGAAGGCACGCAAGCCATGCGCGAGTCGTACCTGAAGTGGAGCGACCCGGAAGCCGTGACGACGCCGGGCGCGCTGCAGATGGGCCAGGTGATGGCGTATCTGGAAAAGACGCTGCCGGCCGACGCCATCATGACCAACGGCGCGGGCAACTACGCCACCTGGCTGCATCGCTTCCACCGCTTCACGCGCTTTGGCACGCAGTTGGCGCCGACATCCGGTTCGATGGGCTATGGCCTGCCCGCGGCAGTGGGCGCCAAGCGCGTCTGGCCCGACAAGACGGTTGTCTGCTTTGCCGGCGACGGCTGCTTCCTGATGCATGGCCAGGAATTCGCCACCGCCGTCCAGTACGACCTGCCCATCGTCGTGGTGCTGGTCGATAACGGCATGTACGGCACCATCCGCATGCACCAGGAAAAGCACTACCCCGGCCGCGTGTCCGCAACCGAACTGAAGAACCCCGACTTTGCCGACTACGCGCGCGCCTTCGGCGGCCACGGCGAGCGCGTCGAAACCACGGAACAGTTCGGCCCGGCGTTCGAACGCGCGCTGGCCAGCGGCAAGCCGGCCATCCTGCATTGCTTCATCGACCCCGAAACCATCAGCCCGTCGACGACCTTGGAAAAGATCCGCGACGCGGCGCTGAAAGCTCAGCACTGA
- a CDS encoding acyl-CoA dehydrogenase → MSSNPSFQWQDPLLLDQQLTEEERMVRDAAYAYSQDKLAPRVLNAFRNEKTDPEIFSEMGELGLLGATIPEEYGGAGMNYVSYGLIAREVERIDSGYRSMMSVQSSLVMVPINEFGSEAQKQKYLPKLARGEWIGCFGLTEPNHGSDPGGMETRAVKTSDGYKISGNKMWITNSPIADVFVVWAKCVGGDFDGKIRGFILDKGMKGLSAPAIHGKVGLRASITGEIVMDEVEVSEDQMMPGVSGLKGPFTCLNSARYGIAWGAVGAAEACWHTARQYTLDRKQFGRPLAANQLIQKKLADMQTEITLALQGCLRLGRMKDEGTAAVEITSIMKRNSCGKALDIARLARDMLGGNGISDEFGVARHLVNLEVVNTYEGTHDVHALILGRAQTGIQAFY, encoded by the coding sequence ATGTCCTCGAATCCTTCTTTTCAATGGCAAGATCCCCTGTTGCTGGACCAGCAACTGACCGAAGAAGAACGCATGGTGCGCGACGCAGCCTATGCCTATTCGCAGGACAAGCTTGCCCCCCGCGTGCTGAACGCCTTCCGCAACGAGAAGACCGATCCGGAAATCTTCTCGGAAATGGGTGAACTGGGCCTGTTGGGCGCCACCATTCCTGAGGAATACGGCGGCGCGGGCATGAACTATGTCAGCTATGGCCTGATCGCCCGCGAAGTCGAACGCATCGACTCCGGTTACCGCTCGATGATGAGCGTGCAGTCGTCGCTGGTGATGGTGCCTATCAACGAATTCGGCAGCGAAGCGCAAAAGCAGAAGTACCTGCCCAAGCTGGCTCGCGGTGAATGGATCGGCTGCTTCGGCCTGACCGAACCCAACCACGGTTCCGACCCCGGCGGCATGGAAACCCGCGCCGTCAAGACGTCCGACGGCTACAAGATTTCCGGCAACAAGATGTGGATCACGAATTCGCCCATCGCGGATGTGTTCGTGGTGTGGGCCAAGTGCGTCGGCGGCGACTTCGACGGCAAGATCCGCGGCTTCATCCTGGACAAGGGCATGAAGGGCCTGTCGGCCCCGGCCATCCACGGCAAGGTCGGCCTGCGCGCCTCGATCACCGGCGAAATCGTCATGGACGAAGTGGAAGTGTCCGAAGACCAGATGATGCCCGGCGTGTCCGGCCTGAAGGGTCCGTTCACGTGCTTGAATTCCGCCCGTTATGGCATCGCCTGGGGTGCTGTTGGCGCCGCCGAAGCCTGCTGGCATACGGCTCGCCAGTACACGCTGGACCGCAAGCAATTCGGCCGCCCGTTGGCTGCCAACCAGCTGATCCAGAAGAAGCTGGCCGACATGCAAACCGAAATCACGCTGGCCCTGCAAGGCTGCCTGCGTTTGGGCCGCATGAAGGACGAAGGCACCGCCGCTGTGGAAATCACGTCCATCATGAAGCGCAATTCCTGCGGCAAGGCCCTGGACATCGCTCGCCTGGCGCGCGACATGCTGGGTGGCAATGGCATTTCGGACGAATTCGGCGTGGCCCGTCATTTGGTGAACCTGGAAGTGGTCAACACCTACGAAGGCACCCACGACGTGCACGCCCTGATCCTGGGCCGCGCCCAAACGGGCATCCAGGCGTTCTATTGA